A single window of Candidatus Binatia bacterium DNA harbors:
- a CDS encoding heme lyase CcmF/NrfE family subunit has protein sequence MSEIGRLAVVLGFVVALWGIGASVLGGLRRDARLIASGKHAAYAFSGLTGIAVIALLYLLLTRDFNVEYVASYSSTTLPLWYTIAALWGGMKGSLLWWTFILAVCNAVVQFQNRDKNRDQMPWVTATMLIVGAFFLSLLVFVTDPFERLPFTPREGSDLNPLLQNYWMTIHPPSLYIGFVSTTVPFAFAMAALITGKLGDAWIRTTRRWALFSWFFLSLGNLFGAAWAYVVLGWGGYWAWDPVENAAFMPWLTASAYLHSVMIQEKKDMLKVWNMALVILTFALTIFGTFLTRSGVISSVHSFTQSGLGPFFMGFLLVILAVSIGLLVWRLPLLKSRNELESVFSREAAFLLNNLILVGMAFTVFWGTVFPVLSEWVRGVKITVGPPFFNKVNAPLGIALIFLMGVGPVIAWRKATPKSLWRSFATPLGTGFVVGAIAFALGARNFYAVVAFSVAAFALATVWIEFWRGMRVRQTMMGEKPWTALSRLIGKNRRRYGGYIVHVGVVMIFIGIVASSVFKLELQRPMQIGESVTLGGYTVRYEGIEVENDDHVERTYARVSVWDGAGENAKRLGEVYPEKRFYKKPKQPTTEVSIRSTLGEDLYVVLGSYDPPTKLAVFQVFVNPMISWMWIGGFVLAIGTVVCMWPSWAERTAEVTSRVPAGSRTA, from the coding sequence ATGAGCGAGATCGGACGCCTCGCGGTCGTTCTCGGCTTCGTCGTCGCCCTGTGGGGCATCGGCGCGAGCGTGCTCGGCGGGCTACGCCGTGACGCCCGCCTGATCGCCAGCGGCAAGCACGCGGCGTACGCGTTCTCCGGGCTCACCGGGATCGCGGTGATCGCCCTGCTCTACCTGCTGCTGACGCGCGACTTCAACGTCGAGTACGTCGCCTCGTACTCGTCGACGACGCTGCCGCTCTGGTACACGATCGCCGCGCTCTGGGGCGGGATGAAGGGCTCGCTGCTCTGGTGGACCTTCATCCTCGCCGTCTGCAACGCGGTCGTTCAGTTCCAGAACCGCGACAAGAACCGCGACCAGATGCCGTGGGTCACGGCGACCATGCTCATCGTGGGCGCGTTCTTCCTGTCGCTGCTGGTGTTCGTCACCGATCCCTTCGAGCGGCTGCCGTTCACGCCGCGCGAGGGCTCGGACCTGAACCCGCTGCTGCAGAACTACTGGATGACGATCCACCCGCCGTCGCTCTACATCGGCTTCGTCTCGACGACGGTGCCGTTCGCGTTCGCGATGGCGGCGCTCATCACCGGCAAGCTCGGCGACGCGTGGATCCGCACGACGCGGCGCTGGGCGCTGTTCTCCTGGTTCTTCCTCTCGCTCGGCAACCTGTTCGGCGCCGCCTGGGCCTACGTCGTCCTCGGCTGGGGCGGCTACTGGGCGTGGGATCCGGTGGAGAACGCGGCCTTCATGCCCTGGCTCACCGCGAGCGCGTACCTGCACTCGGTGATGATCCAGGAGAAGAAGGACATGCTGAAGGTGTGGAACATGGCGCTGGTGATCCTCACCTTCGCGCTGACCATCTTCGGCACCTTCCTCACGCGCTCGGGCGTCATCTCGTCGGTGCACTCGTTCACGCAGTCCGGGCTCGGGCCGTTCTTCATGGGCTTCCTGCTCGTGATCCTGGCGGTGTCGATCGGGCTGCTGGTCTGGCGCCTGCCGCTGCTCAAGAGCCGCAACGAGCTCGAGTCGGTGTTCTCGCGCGAGGCGGCGTTCCTGCTGAACAACCTGATCCTCGTCGGGATGGCGTTCACCGTCTTCTGGGGCACGGTCTTCCCGGTGCTCTCGGAGTGGGTGCGCGGCGTCAAGATCACGGTTGGTCCGCCGTTCTTCAACAAGGTCAACGCGCCGCTCGGCATCGCGCTCATCTTCCTGATGGGCGTCGGGCCGGTGATCGCCTGGCGCAAGGCGACGCCGAAGAGCCTGTGGCGGAGCTTCGCCACGCCGCTCGGCACCGGCTTCGTGGTCGGCGCCATCGCCTTCGCGCTCGGCGCGCGCAACTTCTACGCGGTGGTCGCGTTCTCGGTCGCGGCGTTCGCGCTCGCCACGGTGTGGATCGAGTTCTGGCGCGGCATGCGCGTCCGCCAGACGATGATGGGCGAGAAGCCGTGGACCGCGCTGTCGCGGCTGATCGGCAAGAACCGTCGCCGCTACGGCGGCTACATCGTGCACGTCGGCGTGGTGATGATCTTCATCGGCATCGTCGCGTCGTCGGTGTTCAAGCTCGAGCTGCAGCGTCCGATGCAGATCGGCGAGAGCGTGACGCTCGGCGGCTACACCGTGCGCTACGAGGGGATCGAGGTCGAGAACGACGATCACGTCGAGCGGACGTACGCGCGCGTCTCGGTGTGGGACGGCGCGGGCGAGAACGCGAAGCGCCTCGGCGAGGTCTACCCGGAGAAGCGCTTCTACAAGAAGCCCAAGCAGCCGACGACCGAGGTGTCGATCCGGTCGACGCTCGGCGAGGACCTCTACGTCGTGCTCGGCAGCTACGACCCGCCGACCAAGCTCGCGGTCTTCCAGGTGTTCGTCAATCCCATGATCTCCTGGATGTGGATCGGCGGCTTCGTGCTCGCGATCGGCACGGTCGTGTGCATGTGGCCGTCGTGGGCCGAGCGCACGGCCGAGGTGACGTCCCGCGTCCCGGCGGGATCGCGGACGGCGTAG
- a CDS encoding cytochrome c maturation protein CcmE yields MSRKSKFLIGATAIVLAVGTLIYSAVRETSTYFITVDEYAAAADAHAGKPLRLAGRVSNGTVKWDPKTLDLEFVIVPIPAKEAAELAVEHAATSGGAGVAPAVAAPAPSAATASLPVRYNGILPDMFGDGRDVIVEGKVEGGVFHAKTLLTTCPSKYEADQYERDDAPASDDLRAAADLPQAP; encoded by the coding sequence TTGAGCCGCAAGTCGAAGTTCCTGATCGGCGCGACCGCCATCGTGCTCGCGGTCGGGACGCTCATCTATTCCGCGGTCCGCGAGACCTCGACGTACTTCATCACCGTCGATGAGTACGCCGCGGCGGCAGACGCTCACGCGGGCAAGCCGCTGCGCCTCGCCGGGCGGGTGTCGAACGGCACCGTGAAGTGGGATCCGAAGACGCTCGACCTCGAGTTCGTCATCGTGCCGATCCCCGCCAAGGAGGCCGCGGAGCTCGCCGTCGAGCATGCCGCCACGAGCGGCGGGGCGGGGGTCGCCCCCGCGGTCGCGGCGCCGGCGCCGTCGGCCGCCACGGCGAGCCTGCCGGTGCGCTACAACGGCATCCTGCCCGACATGTTCGGCGACGGACGCGACGTCATCGTCGAGGGCAAGGTCGAAGGCGGCGTGTTCCACGCGAAGACGCTGCTCACCACCTGTCCGTCGAAGTACGAGGCGGACCAGTACGAACGCGACGACGCGCCGGCGAGCGACGACCTCCGCGCCGCGGCGGACCTGCCGCAGGCTCCATGA
- a CDS encoding undecaprenyl-diphosphate phosphatase: MSPEVTIAWKAAILGVVEGLTEFLPVSSTGHLIVVSHLLDYGSPEFEIVIQLGAMLALTWVYRERLVRMAVEASTRPLARLFILKVLLAFLPAVVVGLLVKDYLDALFRPGIVATTLIVGGFLILAIDRPRRFAGLADLERMTFRQALLIGIGQTLAMVPGVSRSGATIVTGLVVGLDRRAATDFSFLLALPTMYAATLYTLWDTRDALAGELGFGMAVGLVTAYVSALVVINAFLRYVQTSSLRPFGWYRIVVGAGVFVWLLLA, from the coding sequence ATGTCCCCCGAAGTCACCATCGCCTGGAAAGCCGCGATCCTCGGCGTCGTCGAGGGTCTGACCGAGTTCTTGCCGGTCTCCTCCACGGGCCACCTGATCGTCGTCTCGCACCTGCTCGACTACGGCTCCCCCGAGTTCGAGATCGTGATCCAGCTCGGCGCCATGCTGGCGCTGACCTGGGTGTACCGCGAGCGCCTGGTGCGCATGGCGGTCGAGGCCTCGACGCGTCCGCTCGCGCGCCTGTTCATCCTCAAGGTGCTGCTCGCGTTCCTGCCCGCGGTCGTCGTCGGGCTGCTGGTGAAGGACTACCTCGATGCCCTGTTCCGCCCGGGGATCGTCGCGACCACGCTGATCGTCGGCGGCTTCCTCATCCTGGCGATCGACCGGCCGCGGCGCTTCGCGGGGCTCGCGGACCTCGAGCGGATGACGTTCCGTCAGGCGCTGCTGATCGGCATCGGGCAGACGCTCGCGATGGTGCCCGGCGTGTCGCGCTCGGGCGCGACCATCGTGACCGGGCTCGTGGTCGGCCTCGATCGCCGCGCCGCGACCGACTTCTCCTTCCTGCTCGCGCTGCCGACCATGTACGCGGCGACGCTCTACACGCTGTGGGACACGCGCGACGCGCTCGCCGGCGAGCTCGGCTTCGGCATGGCGGTCGGGCTCGTGACCGCGTACGTGAGCGCGCTCGTCGTGATCAACGCGTTCCTGCGCTACGTGCAGACGAGCTCGCTGCGTCCCTTCGGCTGGTACCGAATCGTCGTCGGAGCCGGGGTCTTCGTCTGGCTGCTGCTCGCGTGA
- the murF gene encoding UDP-N-acetylmuramoyl-tripeptide--D-alanyl-D-alanine ligase encodes MDFTAAEIAAEIGGRVVGGDPARRFTSVTIDSRNVPAGALFVPLPGSRVDGHDFIANAVARGAGGSLTARPDASVASSDAVLIAVDDTLRALQALAHAWRKRLRATVIGVAGSNGKTTTKETLASVLATRGATFATPRNENSQIGAPLTVLATPADTAFLVLELGTSAPGELDRLARMAAPDLAIITAAFAEHLEWLGDVAGVVAAETEILDHLRPGAFAAIGSSEPLLLEAARRRDTLRIRSVGEAPSDDWRIAGVRLERDGTRFTLEHAGSSHEWRMPLLGAPAAWAGAFAVAVATELGLDADSIQRGLDSAVAVAHRLVPLQHPRLPIFVLDDSYNSNPASCRAAIDTAVALARPGDRVLLVLGDMLELGDATAAAHEEIGAEIAWRAPGATLVAVGPHARGIAQVARRNGVTVHEVDDAASAADVVADLVAGSGPFTVLAKGSRGIGLDRVVDRLLAL; translated from the coding sequence ATGGATTTCACGGCCGCGGAGATCGCCGCCGAGATCGGCGGACGCGTGGTCGGGGGCGACCCCGCGCGACGCTTCACGTCGGTGACGATCGACTCGCGCAACGTACCGGCGGGCGCGCTGTTCGTGCCGCTGCCGGGAAGCCGCGTCGACGGACACGACTTCATCGCGAACGCCGTCGCGCGCGGCGCCGGGGGCTCGCTGACGGCGCGACCGGACGCGTCGGTCGCGTCGTCCGACGCGGTGCTGATCGCGGTCGACGACACGCTGCGCGCGCTGCAGGCGCTCGCGCACGCCTGGCGCAAGCGGCTGCGCGCGACGGTGATCGGCGTCGCCGGCAGCAACGGCAAGACCACCACCAAGGAGACGCTCGCGAGCGTGCTCGCGACGCGCGGCGCGACCTTCGCGACGCCGCGCAACGAGAACAGCCAGATCGGCGCGCCGCTGACGGTGCTCGCGACCCCCGCCGACACCGCGTTCCTCGTGCTCGAGCTCGGCACCAGCGCGCCGGGCGAGCTCGACCGCCTCGCGCGCATGGCGGCGCCCGACCTCGCGATCATCACCGCGGCCTTCGCCGAGCACCTCGAGTGGCTCGGCGACGTCGCCGGCGTGGTCGCGGCCGAGACCGAGATCCTCGATCACCTGCGCCCGGGCGCGTTCGCCGCGATCGGCTCGTCGGAGCCGCTGCTGCTCGAGGCGGCACGGCGTCGCGACACGCTGCGGATCCGCTCGGTCGGCGAAGCGCCGAGCGACGACTGGCGCATCGCCGGCGTGCGGCTCGAGCGCGACGGCACGCGCTTCACGCTCGAGCACGCGGGCTCGTCCCACGAGTGGCGGATGCCGCTTCTCGGCGCGCCGGCGGCGTGGGCCGGAGCGTTCGCGGTCGCGGTCGCGACCGAGCTCGGTCTCGACGCCGATTCGATCCAGCGCGGGCTCGACTCGGCGGTCGCGGTCGCCCACCGCCTGGTGCCGCTGCAGCACCCGCGCCTACCGATCTTTGTGCTCGACGACAGCTACAACTCGAACCCGGCGTCGTGCCGCGCGGCGATCGACACCGCGGTCGCGCTGGCGCGTCCGGGGGATCGGGTCCTGCTCGTGCTCGGCGACATGCTCGAGCTCGGGGACGCGACCGCTGCCGCGCACGAGGAGATCGGCGCCGAGATCGCGTGGCGCGCGCCGGGCGCGACGCTCGTCGCCGTCGGACCGCACGCGCGCGGCATCGCGCAGGTCGCGCGGCGCAACGGCGTGACCGTCCACGAGGTGGACGACGCGGCGAGCGCCGCCGACGTCGTCGCAGACCTCGTGGCCGGGAGCGGGCCGTTCACCGTGCTCGCGAAGGGCTCGCGCGGAATCGGTCTCGATCGCGTCGTCGACCGTCTGCTCGCGCTCTAG
- the purE gene encoding 5-(carboxyamino)imidazole ribonucleotide mutase has protein sequence MSEASSGAARRREPVVGIIMGSDSDLPVLQAAADVCTEFAVPHEVRIVSAHRTPLDMAEYGRTARERGLRVIIAGAGGAAHLPGMVASHTTLPVIGVPVPTEHLRGLDSLLSIVQMPSGIPVATVAIAGAKNAGLLAVQILATTDSELAMRLETYRANLAEASRQKNRNIARDKPRAR, from the coding sequence ATGTCGGAGGCGTCAAGCGGCGCGGCACGCAGGCGTGAGCCCGTGGTGGGAATCATCATGGGCAGCGACTCCGATCTCCCGGTGCTGCAGGCCGCGGCGGACGTCTGCACAGAATTCGCGGTGCCGCACGAGGTGCGCATCGTCTCCGCGCACCGGACGCCGCTCGACATGGCCGAGTACGGCCGCACGGCGCGCGAGCGCGGCCTGCGGGTCATCATCGCGGGCGCGGGCGGCGCGGCGCATCTTCCCGGCATGGTCGCGTCGCACACGACGCTGCCGGTGATCGGCGTGCCGGTTCCGACCGAGCACCTGCGCGGCCTCGACTCGCTGCTGTCGATCGTGCAGATGCCCTCGGGCATCCCGGTCGCGACGGTCGCGATCGCGGGCGCGAAGAACGCGGGGCTCCTCGCCGTGCAGATCCTCGCGACGACCGACAGTGAGCTCGCGATGCGGCTCGAGACCTATCGCGCCAACCTGGCCGAGGCGTCGCGCCAGAAGAACCGCAACATCGCACGCGACAAGCCGCGCGCGCGCTAG
- the purK gene encoding 5-(carboxyamino)imidazole ribonucleotide synthase — MSRPRAELPVPPCAPLRVGILGGGQLARMTADAARRLGIDTVVIDPEAEAPAGQVTRQIVGPLRRGEALVELARQIDVATLENEFVDLGALEYLAHHGVMVRPSIHTFGVILDKLRQRERMDAAGLGGVPFADVTTQAEVRAFAERHGWPVVLKTRSQGYDGRGVAIARDAGDLPAAWERLGAGVRPLMAEGFVDFEREVAVMVVRNAHGEVRAYPVVDTVQEDYVCRVVRAPADVPPEIAAAATDVAVRAVEAIEGIGVHGVELFVGRDGRVSVNEIAPRPHNSGHYTIDACVTSQFENHLRAVVGLPLGPVDMTVPAAVMVNLLATRHGDASELRGGAVRSGDAWVHLYGKRELRPGRKMGHVTAVGATHEEAERRANEAARALGL, encoded by the coding sequence ATGTCCCGACCCCGCGCAGAGCTTCCCGTCCCGCCGTGCGCGCCGCTGCGCGTCGGCATCCTCGGCGGTGGGCAGCTCGCGCGCATGACCGCCGACGCGGCGCGCCGGCTCGGCATCGACACCGTGGTGATCGATCCCGAGGCCGAGGCCCCGGCCGGACAGGTGACGCGCCAGATCGTCGGGCCGCTCAGGCGCGGCGAGGCGCTGGTCGAGCTCGCGCGCCAGATCGACGTCGCGACGCTCGAGAACGAGTTCGTCGACCTGGGCGCGCTCGAATACCTCGCGCACCATGGCGTCATGGTGCGCCCGTCGATCCACACCTTCGGCGTGATCCTCGACAAGCTGCGCCAGCGCGAGCGTATGGATGCGGCCGGGCTCGGCGGCGTGCCGTTCGCCGACGTGACGACGCAGGCGGAGGTCCGCGCGTTCGCCGAGCGACACGGCTGGCCGGTCGTCCTCAAGACGCGCTCGCAGGGCTACGACGGACGCGGCGTCGCGATCGCGCGCGACGCGGGCGACCTGCCGGCGGCTTGGGAGCGTCTCGGCGCCGGCGTCCGGCCGCTCATGGCCGAGGGCTTCGTCGACTTCGAGCGCGAGGTCGCGGTGATGGTCGTGCGCAACGCGCACGGCGAGGTGCGCGCCTACCCGGTCGTCGACACCGTGCAGGAAGACTACGTGTGCCGCGTCGTGCGCGCGCCGGCCGACGTCCCGCCCGAGATCGCCGCGGCCGCGACCGACGTCGCGGTGCGCGCCGTCGAGGCGATCGAGGGCATCGGCGTGCACGGCGTCGAGCTCTTCGTCGGCCGCGACGGACGGGTCTCGGTGAACGAGATCGCGCCGCGCCCGCACAACTCGGGGCACTACACGATCGACGCCTGCGTGACGTCACAGTTCGAGAACCATCTGCGCGCGGTCGTCGGCCTGCCGCTCGGCCCCGTCGACATGACCGTTCCCGCCGCCGTCATGGTGAACCTGCTCGCGACGCGACACGGCGACGCCTCGGAGCTGCGCGGCGGCGCGGTGCGCAGCGGCGACGCCTGGGTGCACCTCTACGGCAAGCGCGAGCTCCGGCCGGGACGCAAGATGGGCCACGTCACCGCGGTCGGCGCGACGCACGAGGAAGCCGAGCGACGGGCGAACGAGGCCGCGCGAGCGCTCGGCTTGTGA
- a CDS encoding histidine kinase, with protein MPALRDQPTSRLRSQAKLVFGGALATGLQVGLVQCIMVQRWSPLWSALFGSTVYGCAALLLWQWVFPRVTTQRRSTTLLLQVVITFVVITATSFVIVNGIMFLNYGTWMFSAYRGGDLTVVVPATWLQKLPLLYFAVPIVPVVLITVIGFNQSWWQIFLLEKRESQARELASLAQLEALRARINPHFLFNSLNSIAQLISSDPDRAEACVERLAEIFRYLLQSDNRSFVTLADELEIADAYLDIERARFGDRLSVDFVVSDGARHGVVPTLILQPLIENAVRHGVSQKVGGGRVSIEASLEGADLRVVVRDTGVGMRNGVQAALSAGVGLRNVHDRLVHLYGEQYAPRITSRPGEGTEVTVRVPQATTPPGALDTVH; from the coding sequence ATGCCAGCACTCCGGGATCAGCCCACCAGCCGGCTTCGCAGTCAGGCCAAGCTCGTATTCGGCGGCGCGCTCGCCACCGGCCTCCAGGTCGGGCTCGTGCAGTGCATCATGGTGCAGCGCTGGTCGCCGCTGTGGAGCGCGCTCTTCGGCTCGACCGTCTACGGCTGCGCGGCGCTGTTGCTCTGGCAGTGGGTGTTCCCGCGCGTCACCACGCAGCGCCGCTCGACGACGCTGCTGCTCCAGGTGGTGATCACCTTCGTGGTGATCACGGCCACGTCGTTCGTGATCGTCAACGGGATCATGTTCCTCAACTACGGCACCTGGATGTTCTCGGCGTACAGGGGCGGCGACCTCACGGTGGTCGTGCCGGCGACCTGGCTGCAGAAGCTGCCGCTCCTCTACTTCGCGGTGCCGATCGTGCCGGTCGTCCTGATCACGGTGATCGGCTTCAACCAGAGCTGGTGGCAGATCTTCCTGCTCGAGAAGCGTGAGAGCCAGGCGCGCGAGCTCGCGTCGCTTGCGCAGCTCGAGGCGCTGCGCGCGCGCATCAACCCGCACTTCCTGTTCAACAGCCTGAACTCGATCGCGCAGCTGATCTCGAGCGATCCCGACCGCGCCGAAGCGTGCGTCGAGCGCCTCGCCGAGATCTTTCGCTACCTGCTGCAGAGCGACAATCGCTCCTTCGTCACGCTCGCCGACGAGCTCGAGATCGCGGACGCCTACTTGGACATCGAGCGGGCGCGCTTCGGCGATCGGCTGTCGGTCGACTTCGTGGTCAGCGACGGCGCGCGGCACGGCGTCGTGCCGACGCTGATCCTGCAGCCGCTGATCGAGAACGCCGTGCGCCACGGCGTGTCGCAGAAGGTCGGCGGCGGTCGCGTGTCGATCGAGGCGAGCCTCGAGGGGGCGGATCTGCGCGTCGTCGTCCGCGACACCGGCGTCGGCATGCGCAACGGCGTGCAGGCAGCGCTCTCCGCGGGCGTCGGGCTGCGCAACGTGCACGACCGTCTGGTTCACCTCTACGGCGAGCAGTACGCGCCGCGCATCACCAGCCGTCCCGGAGAAGGCACGGAGGTCACGGTGCGCGTCCCGCAGGCCACGACGCCGCCGGGCGCGCTCGATACCGTTCACTGA
- a CDS encoding LytTR family DNA-binding domain-containing protein — protein sequence MIRTVVVDDEPLARERVKGFLKKIPDVQLVGEAGDGATAIELIEAQQPDLVVLDVQMPAMDGFGVLRALKDPPHVIFATAYDEYAIKAFEVEALDYLLKPFSQARLAEAVGRVRQKLADGRARSDVEALARVAEPRKVYATQIPVHTARKILVVPVSEIFWFAVESRLVYAHVDGRALMTNFTLRELEERLDPQVFFRAHKSRLVNLHQVKEIARWFGGRYRLVMKDSQSSQVELSRVQARELRARLGW from the coding sequence ATGATTCGTACGGTAGTGGTCGACGACGAGCCCTTGGCGCGCGAGCGCGTCAAGGGCTTCCTGAAGAAGATTCCCGACGTGCAGCTCGTCGGCGAGGCGGGCGACGGCGCCACCGCGATCGAGCTGATCGAGGCGCAGCAGCCCGATCTCGTCGTGCTCGACGTGCAGATGCCGGCGATGGACGGCTTCGGCGTGCTGCGTGCGCTGAAGGACCCGCCGCACGTGATCTTCGCGACGGCGTACGACGAGTACGCGATCAAGGCGTTCGAGGTCGAGGCGCTCGACTACCTGCTGAAGCCGTTCTCGCAGGCGCGGCTCGCCGAGGCGGTCGGCCGCGTGCGGCAGAAGCTCGCCGACGGACGCGCGCGCAGCGACGTCGAGGCGCTGGCGCGCGTCGCCGAGCCGCGCAAGGTCTACGCGACGCAGATCCCGGTCCACACGGCGCGCAAGATCCTCGTGGTGCCGGTGAGCGAGATCTTCTGGTTCGCGGTCGAGTCGCGTCTGGTCTACGCGCACGTCGACGGGCGCGCGCTGATGACCAACTTCACGCTGCGCGAGCTCGAGGAGCGGCTCGACCCGCAGGTCTTCTTCCGCGCGCACAAGTCGCGCCTGGTGAACCTGCACCAGGTGAAGGAGATCGCGCGCTGGTTCGGCGGTCGCTACCGGCTGGTGATGAAGGACTCGCAGTCGAGCCAGGTCGAGCTGTCGCGCGTGCAGGCGCGCGAGCTGCGCGCGCGCCTCGGCTGGTAA
- a CDS encoding tetratricopeptide repeat protein, translating into MAFKFCPECGTPAEPGGRFCTGCGKPMGGGGGTSALPVAGVVALATLLLLGGGFWLYFRLAPMPPRPLKPGEGQVAAAPAGRGEAAATTPSGQPHPQIELPDDIKQYIANLEQEAKSKPNDVAAWQTVARVQYRASRLDPSYAPAARASFEHLLEIDKNNLEGLRGLGNLAYDQQDRKTAIEYYERYLALKPDDPEVRTDLGTMLFESGDVGRSEMEFKRVIEQNPRFFQAYFNLGIVYEANGDREGAKAQLEKARELAPDDAIKSRISALITAAEQGIPFVQAAEAFAAQQAQAATAGAAPGTGAPAAGSDGAPASATSEPQSFAAGVEQVFRSNPVAGPKVTRVEWPSPERGRVVMTAFPMDQMPDAMRDGYLDKMTKGVREAKEKFSVAGPVTIEIVDAASGNVMATVEAN; encoded by the coding sequence ATGGCGTTCAAGTTCTGTCCCGAGTGCGGGACCCCGGCGGAACCTGGTGGCCGCTTCTGCACCGGCTGCGGCAAGCCGATGGGTGGAGGTGGCGGCACATCGGCGTTGCCGGTCGCCGGCGTCGTCGCGCTCGCGACGTTGCTGCTGCTCGGTGGCGGCTTCTGGCTCTACTTCCGGCTCGCGCCCATGCCGCCCCGCCCGCTCAAGCCCGGTGAGGGACAGGTCGCCGCGGCGCCGGCCGGACGCGGTGAGGCCGCCGCGACCACGCCGAGCGGCCAGCCGCACCCGCAGATCGAGCTGCCGGACGACATCAAGCAGTACATCGCCAACCTCGAGCAGGAGGCGAAGTCGAAGCCGAACGACGTCGCCGCGTGGCAGACGGTGGCCCGCGTGCAGTACCGCGCCTCACGCCTCGACCCGAGCTACGCGCCGGCGGCGCGCGCCTCGTTCGAGCACCTGCTCGAGATCGACAAGAACAACCTCGAGGGTCTGCGCGGCCTCGGCAACCTCGCCTACGACCAGCAGGACCGGAAGACCGCGATCGAGTACTACGAGCGCTACCTCGCGCTGAAGCCGGACGATCCCGAGGTGCGCACCGACCTCGGCACGATGCTCTTCGAGAGCGGCGACGTCGGGCGCTCGGAGATGGAGTTCAAGCGCGTCATCGAGCAGAACCCGCGCTTCTTCCAGGCGTACTTCAACCTCGGCATCGTCTACGAGGCGAACGGCGACCGCGAGGGCGCGAAGGCGCAGCTCGAGAAGGCGCGCGAGCTCGCGCCCGACGACGCCATCAAGAGCAGAATCAGCGCGCTGATCACCGCGGCCGAGCAGGGCATTCCGTTCGTCCAGGCCGCCGAGGCGTTCGCGGCCCAGCAGGCGCAGGCGGCGACCGCCGGCGCGGCGCCGGGCACGGGCGCGCCGGCCGCGGGCTCGGACGGCGCGCCGGCGAGCGCGACGTCCGAGCCGCAGAGCTTCGCCGCCGGCGTCGAGCAGGTGTTCCGCAGCAACCCGGTCGCGGGTCCGAAGGTGACGCGCGTCGAGTGGCCGTCGCCCGAGCGCGGGCGGGTCGTGATGACCGCGTTCCCGATGGACCAGATGCCCGACGCGATGCGCGACGGCTACCTCGACAAGATGACCAAGGGCGTGCGCGAGGCGAAGGAGAAGTTCTCGGTCGCGGGCCCGGTCACGATCGAAATCGTCGACGCCGCGAGCGGCAACGTGATGGCGACGGTCGAGGCGAACTGA
- a CDS encoding CDP-alcohol phosphatidyltransferase family protein, protein MHLARAESRFGVLPMLLSAGRIVLGPLYVLALGASAELPLIVATLAAASDFVDGRLARRLGSASRRGAVLDVVGDGVFVVCALSALAAQGVVSRLLPAAVVLALGALAVAALRATRTPPPTDAPPRRGPADRAGHFAGIANYALVLVASGALAASLRAGFLMPVSVAVACLNLAPVLLRLTRG, encoded by the coding sequence ATGCACCTGGCGCGCGCAGAGAGCCGCTTCGGCGTGCTGCCCATGCTGCTGTCCGCGGGGCGCATCGTGCTGGGGCCGCTCTACGTGCTCGCGCTCGGGGCGAGCGCCGAGCTGCCGCTGATCGTCGCGACCCTCGCGGCGGCAAGCGACTTCGTCGACGGACGGCTCGCGCGCCGGCTCGGCAGCGCGTCGCGACGCGGCGCGGTGCTCGACGTCGTCGGCGACGGCGTGTTCGTCGTCTGCGCGCTGTCCGCGCTCGCGGCGCAGGGCGTGGTGTCGCGCCTGCTGCCTGCCGCGGTCGTGCTCGCGCTGGGCGCGCTCGCGGTCGCGGCGCTGCGCGCGACGCGCACGCCTCCGCCCACCGACGCGCCGCCGCGGCGCGGTCCGGCCGATCGCGCCGGACACTTCGCCGGGATCGCGAACTACGCGCTCGTGCTGGTCGCGAGCGGCGCGCTCGCGGCCTCGCTGCGCGCGGGGTTTCTCATGCCGGTGAGCGTCGCGGTCGCGTGCCTCAACCTGGCGCCGGTGCTCCTTCGCTTGACGCGCGGCTAG